In the Gasterosteus aculeatus chromosome X, fGasAcu3.hap1.1, whole genome shotgun sequence genome, one interval contains:
- the dnaaf4 gene encoding dynein axonemal assembly factor 4 isoform X1 encodes MPVLVTDYLWTQTDSAVWLTVPLKGTKVSNVDILSTDEYLKVHYPPYLFEAFLFEPVDDDGSTAKVGDGVAVFSMPKRTNKVWEHLMTTTNDKEKKEVRERSLLKYQEKLSAQSISKAKKQHADKKYALERMMKLEKEKKDGIQKIKEKEREKSTAELTAWKLRQKQRAEQEDQLKDHSQGQSMTEKQENACSHGASCKRDLKSDSEAKSKSKKKDLPAPRLVGNIQVTFTPRLFLTALRETRVIEEEEWLKQQAEARRTGNADVEELEDLKREERNPDWLKDKGDKCFMTGDHLGAVNAYSLAIRLNRKIPALYSNRSACHLKLKNLHKAIADSSQALDLLIPPVCANAAARTRAHVRRGSAFCQLQLYAEGLHDYQAALKIDPDNEALQADTQRIREIIQGTAASH; translated from the exons ATGCCGGTGCTAGTAACGGACTACTTGTGGACACAGACGGATTCCGCGGTCTGGTTAACTGTGCCACTAAAAGGAACGAAAGTTAGTAACGTGGACATCCTGTCTACGGATGAATACCTGAAG GTGCATTACCCACCGTATCTGTTTGAAGCCTTCCTATTTGAACCTGTTGATGATGATGGAAGCACTGCAAAGGTCGGAGATGGAGTTGCAGTTTTTAGTATGCCAAAGAGAACCAATAAAGTCTGGGAGCATCTGATGACAACTACAA AtgataaagaaaagaaggaggtCAGAGAAAGGTCTCTATTGAAGTACCAGGAGAAGCTCTCTGCACAGTCCATATCAAAGGCAAAGAAACAGCATGCAGATAAGAAATATGCACTGGAGAGAATGATGAAG cttgaaaaggagaaaaaagacggTATCCAGAAAATCAaggagaaagagcgagagaaaaGCACAGCAGAGTTGACAGCATGGAAactgagacaaaaacaaagagcagagcAAGAAGACCAACTCAAAGATCACAGTCAGGGACAGAGTATGACAGAGAAGCAGGAAAATGCCTGTTCTCATGGAGCAAGTTGCAAACGGG ATCTGAAAAGTGACAGTGAAGCAAAGAGCAAGAGCAAAAAAAAGGACCTCCCTGCTCCGAGACTCGTTGGAAACATCCAAGTCACATTCACCCCGCGGCTTTTTCTAACAGCCCTGAGGGAAACAAGAGTgatagaggaggaagag TGGCTCAAACAACAAGCTGAAGCCAGGCGTACCGGGAATGCAGATGTAGAAGAGCTGGAGGAcctgaagagggaggagaggaatccTGATTGGTTAAAGGACAAAGGGGA cAAATGTTTTATGACTGGTGACCACCTGGGGGCAGTGAACGCGTACAGCCTGGCTATCCGGCTAAACAGAAAGATCCCAGCTCTATATTCAAACAGGTCTGCCTGCCATCTGAAGTTAAAAAACCTTCACAAGGCCATTGCGGACTCCTCTCAG GCACTTGATCTGTTAATTCCACCAGTTTGCGCCAATGCAGCAGCCAGAACCAGAGCCCATGTCCGCCGAGGATCTGCCTTCTGCCAGCTACAGCTCTACGCAGAAG GCCTACACGACTACCAAGCTGCTCTAAAGATTGACCCTGACAACGAAGCGTTGCAAGCAGACACGCAGAGAATCAGAGAAATTATTCAAGGCACTGCAGCGAGCCACTAG
- the dnaaf4 gene encoding dynein axonemal assembly factor 4 isoform X2 → MEQPGFDTAHPLYSMHHGQINNDDKEKKEVRERSLLKYQEKLSAQSISKAKKQHADKKYALERMMKLEKEKKDGIQKIKEKEREKSTAELTAWKLRQKQRAEQEDQLKDHSQGQSMTEKQENACSHGASCKRDLKSDSEAKSKSKKKDLPAPRLVGNIQVTFTPRLFLTALRETRVIEEEEWLKQQAEARRTGNADVEELEDLKREERNPDWLKDKGDKCFMTGDHLGAVNAYSLAIRLNRKIPALYSNRSACHLKLKNLHKAIADSSQALDLLIPPVCANAAARTRAHVRRGSAFCQLQLYAEGLHDYQAALKIDPDNEALQADTQRIREIIQGTAASH, encoded by the exons ATGGAGCAACCAGGGTTCGACACAGCACACCCTCTGTACTCCATGCACCACGGTCAGATCAACAATG AtgataaagaaaagaaggaggtCAGAGAAAGGTCTCTATTGAAGTACCAGGAGAAGCTCTCTGCACAGTCCATATCAAAGGCAAAGAAACAGCATGCAGATAAGAAATATGCACTGGAGAGAATGATGAAG cttgaaaaggagaaaaaagacggTATCCAGAAAATCAaggagaaagagcgagagaaaaGCACAGCAGAGTTGACAGCATGGAAactgagacaaaaacaaagagcagagcAAGAAGACCAACTCAAAGATCACAGTCAGGGACAGAGTATGACAGAGAAGCAGGAAAATGCCTGTTCTCATGGAGCAAGTTGCAAACGGG ATCTGAAAAGTGACAGTGAAGCAAAGAGCAAGAGCAAAAAAAAGGACCTCCCTGCTCCGAGACTCGTTGGAAACATCCAAGTCACATTCACCCCGCGGCTTTTTCTAACAGCCCTGAGGGAAACAAGAGTgatagaggaggaagag TGGCTCAAACAACAAGCTGAAGCCAGGCGTACCGGGAATGCAGATGTAGAAGAGCTGGAGGAcctgaagagggaggagaggaatccTGATTGGTTAAAGGACAAAGGGGA cAAATGTTTTATGACTGGTGACCACCTGGGGGCAGTGAACGCGTACAGCCTGGCTATCCGGCTAAACAGAAAGATCCCAGCTCTATATTCAAACAGGTCTGCCTGCCATCTGAAGTTAAAAAACCTTCACAAGGCCATTGCGGACTCCTCTCAG GCACTTGATCTGTTAATTCCACCAGTTTGCGCCAATGCAGCAGCCAGAACCAGAGCCCATGTCCGCCGAGGATCTGCCTTCTGCCAGCTACAGCTCTACGCAGAAG GCCTACACGACTACCAAGCTGCTCTAAAGATTGACCCTGACAACGAAGCGTTGCAAGCAGACACGCAGAGAATCAGAGAAATTATTCAAGGCACTGCAGCGAGCCACTAG